The nucleotide window ctgtattatataagataagaagataaaactgCTGACACATCATTACCACTCTTCATGCCcagaaacaaattattatcagCATTTTTTCTCCCATACTGAGCTGTGGCAACAAACAATGAAACTAATCATATATGGATCTCAAGAGTTACTTTGGCATCTGTCTTGCCATCACTGCACTCATTGGCTGATGCTTGAGTTTACTTAATACAGGCCTAAGAAAAATTGACCTGTTCTGATGGAGTACTTTTAGTTAACAAATCAAGGGTAAGAttgtttttagaaaattaatttCCCCTTTTTACACTTAGAGGTCCAACAGAAAGTTAAGTAGCCAGCATAATGCCTGCCTTTCATTTTTGtatttcaggacagaagactcaaaagtaaagtagcaattatacataaaacactgaaccataatctttaaatacaaaaacaaaatttaataaaatactctgaaagacacaaagataaaggcacattcctcgtcccatatgctaggacaaatttgtacaaatactctttcttccctagtgttattagggcatggaatgggttgcctgagctagccaggaaaaccagtgacttgacagaatttaagtcattggttaatacgcatgactaaatgcatgacgcgtaggacgtaatcatcttcttttttgaagaaacgtctgtattatataagataagataagataaatatcaAGTAGACCTAACCATTTTCATCTGGATGATTTAGGTGGCCACCTTAAAATCCTTGATTAAAATGTGCATGTGATTCACACAACACTCAACTCCACAGACCAAAACTTTGCCATCGAGCACCATAGATATCACTTTGATAAAAAAGATTTCATGGCATTCCAGATCTAACTTTACATGATGACTCTTTTATCTCATAATATATGTAATATAATAATCCACCTTCACAGTGTGCCTAATCACTTACCAAGTAAATCTGGGTTGATCTTGTCTAAATGATTTAGTAAAGAAATATATCGGTTTGGTCCATTTTCACCTTCCTCTGAAAGTTTATCATACAAATAATTATACACAATGGTACACATACCCCCACACCCATTCAGTAGGTATAATACTGTAACAACACATGAACTTTATGGTTAAATGTAACATCAATacagatttatatatttaatccTGTGCAGTCTTAGATattaatttagattttattatatTCTACTTTCAAATTCAAACAAATTATAATTGTTCTTGATGCCAGAGATTAGGATTATTTCTTGTGCGCATGTATGTATTTACCCACTCACATATGGAAAATATGTTCATattttcacacaaacacacacatttgcAATAGAATAAAATTAGTCTTTTAAAATATTGCCTGTGTTATCTTTCCTATCACATTTACCTCCCCTTTCATTTGCTgccttccttttttaaaaaaaattcactacAATGAAAAGTGTCTTTCGTAATTCAgtcaacaaaaaagtttgaatcagtaaaacgaaacaaaacttACTTTCCACTCGTATGACAACGTAAGTCTCTCTTCCGGTGACGTAATCTGATGCATAATCTTCTGAAGACATTGGCAAGTTTTTTATTTGTCCGTCAAGATCAACCAAATCAAGTAccacttaaacaaaaaaagtgaaatgaaaataattaattagcaatagttcattaactaattggttattttgttttattattgattcttttttttgtcagttaCAAGGATGTATTACTTGTCCCTGTagtacaaaatttcaacttgatctgcgattgggtgcgggagaaataacgtgtagattacaggcagagtgagttgatataagctttgtaaaaaaaaaaaaaaggaggggaggGAGGTAAAGCACATATTTAAAGTGTGGCTATTTTACTACTTTATAGAATTTCTCATTGCCAAGTTATGATTTTGAAAAGCGATAACTTGATAAAAAGATATTCTTGATATTAGTATCAcaaagataagatagataagatatttgtttattggtccaatcagaTGGAGATTCATTTTGACTACAATTTCATCACCTCAGCTTGCTTGTTTTCTAAGCAAGAATTTTCAATTGTAAATTTTGGTGAATTTATCTTTCCAGGTTTAGACATGCCTGTTGAAtacttcaacaaaaaataaaatagcagaCTTGAATGTCATTGAAATACAGTgggtttttttctctttatgacAACACACGACCATTACTATAAGCAACAAGTCTGCTTacaatgtaattatttaaagatctataataatctagGCTATCATGAATGTGCCACTATTCAAATTCCAATACGTCTTAAAACAAACTCTTACTGTCATTGTCACAATCACAGATTCTTCTGATGCATTGAACAAACGTCTGTGTCGGACACCTGGGGTTGAGTAGAGCTTCTTTATCGTCTGCAACacaaaaacatatatatttatatatatataacctttgcgtttttattttatattctcAAACAGATGTCCCTTTAagtttttttcggcatttatttgtgGAGTGAGGTAGGATATTTCTTGATCGTTTCCCCTAAATGTGTACGCACTTAAAAGGCAAAACCAACGTGGACACTGTCCACTCTGCCGGCATCACTTGTCCCTGCAGTCCCTGGACtatctttatttttagaaaaccagcatgtaaattaattcatttattgaattgCGAACATGTACTAGACAAATAGGCCTTATATCGAATGTTAACTGTTcatcttgtaaatgtattttttcaaCCACAGTGTAGGTACGGGATTTTAAGAACCAGTGTGTAGATCTGCTCTATTTAATTGCTTTGATATTTTATGGCAAGGAGACGAGCGAAAcgtttaaaacaatgtttgtttgttttatgtagaacaactaattgattttttagaAAAAGTGCTTTATCATTAATTTAGATAAGGTTTCTGATGTTCCATATCTTATGTTCTTATAAAAGAACACTGGTTGACactataacatttatttatttatttttttagatctagtatttagacTTTGATGTTGTATGTACATCTTGGCCTAGCCATTTAGGCTTATACCGAGTTATACTCATATGTAATTTGAGACTATATGTTACTGCATGTTTGTTTGCCATGTCTTTAGTGtgcaataaataaatctaaatcgGCCTACGAGTTGTTTTTGTCCGTCATTTattcttctgtgccaaacccaccacatgcTGTGGAAGTCTTGTCTATGGGCATCGCTAAGTCAGCTAGTTATTCTTCTGCACCCGCTAAACCATTTATGTCCTCcacgaagcgcaagttagtaattcttcttcttccaatgcttacagtaccttcgTAGCCTTCGAGAGCATTTTCCATTATCCCTTCAAATATTGAAAAGAGTaggtgaaagtaggcagccttgtctcattccaactgtggttttaaaccagtccccaatgttattgttgaagtagtAGCACTAGTAGCCTGATTGTTCTGGATTACTTGGATTCtggacaacatgctataccacttttaagaagaacattaagacctacttgtttaaaacttttttagattaactgttattctagcaattgtgtttatgtttgtaatgttgttacagcgccttgagcctacattttgtttgttaacagcgctttataaataaaattattattattattattatttattacttttattatgttttatttacatcGTCGCCCATATATATGCTATATTCTGTCATAAAcattcttgaaatcaataaagacttTAAAAAGATTCTGTTGGTGTTAAAGGTATTTCTCGCTGAGAAtactgaggtttaggatttattctgttttgctgcgaccttgtctaaaacggCTTGTTCTTCTAATAAACTTTGTCTGCCATCCGTTTTTAGTTGGTTTAGTATAGTTTTTAACGTGACTTTGGGACTGATGGTGCAGTAGTACtgacagagttgtaaattgCCTCTTTTTACAAGAGTGATGATGGGTGATTGGGTCCATGACTTGCGTCATCTCCTGGCTGCCAGATCTTGTTGAAAATCTTAAAAAAGTGCGTTCATCATGGTTTCTCCTCAAGTGTAAAGAAACTCACCAagaatgttgtcaactccggcTGATTTTCCCTTTTTATTTTCAGGACTTTCACCGCTGATGCTACTTCAGAGCAAAGAATACGATATTCTTCGATGCTGGATACTTGCGGGACGTTTAGTAGCTTCATGATTTAAGGTGATTTATTTCGCAAAGAGAGAGTtctgtttttagcggccccagaaaggggaaaagacgctattagttttgtgtggcctgtctgcactggcggatccaggggggggggcggacgaattttagtatagaattcacacaatttgtatacaaatttataacttatgttaaaaatatatactaattatttatatttcaacctatttttttattatttcgccccctcctctagtatgttgaccgatttggtggggtcgggagggggcaatggtatcaatctcgccccccccccatatactttcgagtgggggggggcggtccaatttatttgtagaaatcacagcttgctaacagaatcaattaaatatctatatgattaaaacttgttattgatattttaacccatctttatattatgtcgttccctgtttaccgtttggggggggggcgaatacctctactgcccttcccacctaaaccatttgagtgggggggggcggtcctacttttatggagaaatcatagtttgtgaacaaaattagttgaattaatctataaattttatattatgtcgctccctttctggtatcttggtcgattcggtggggttgggggagggtgattgcatgtactgccctttcCACTCTAGcactctgagtggggggggggcggtcctatttttatggagaatcatagtttgtgaacaaaattagttgaatatctatataatataaactacgtattgatatgtgaacccattgtatattatgtcgtaccatactctaatctcaaattttatcattagtaaatttaaatgaaaaagggttgtaccaggtgggaagggcgatatatgcaattgcatttcccccatcggacaaaccaatactttttcttttagtattatagtttagaaattacaaaatgtaaaaaatctgccactactataatttatatatactataaattaaattcttatatcgagtcgccctacttttttttttttattctttaatgccaaatgcaatctttagcagaaattattaaaggagcgaggattaatcgttttcattctaccgcccctcccatttccagagtttatgtaatttcacatgaatttatcataattattttaagaaagactttgcattggaaaagttagaattcaaacgaaatttttcagtataagagtcatgattgagatgagttctaaactcaaataatatttacatagtcgccttttcccaacctttactcaatctgatatttttctagctaattaaatttgggactataactcacaatttatactagagttttcttgaatactatttatcgaataagttttttttcggcggcgatcctcaaagccaaaatctaaatatgtggggtatcttattttttcaaggaacaaatcggttttatttgcaatgtattaagggcctataaattcatattagaatatctttcaaggtcctttttttttaatagtatgaataatgaggtttaggtcaggagaatgcgtttctgcagtgaagaatgcaagaaaacgcttttgtccttTCGGGCTTCGCACctaactccattgatgaataatgagctgtagatgtcaagaaaatgcgtttctgcagtgaaaaatgcaagaaaacgcttttagcgtcggggcttcgccttgaacttcattgatg belongs to Biomphalaria glabrata chromosome 12, xgBioGlab47.1, whole genome shotgun sequence and includes:
- the LOC106051548 gene encoding uncharacterized protein LOC106051548; amino-acid sequence: MNRDHMNTSQNPSFVVIKYGDDKEALLNPRCPTQTFVQCIRRICDCDNDMVLDLVDLDGQIKNLPMSSEDYASDYVTGRETYVVIRVEKEGENGPNRYISLLNHLDKINPDLLVKLNDLSRPERSGKRFKKTSVRGRKPIAR